The genomic interval TGGAGCGTTCTCTGAAAAATCTTCACACGGATTATATTGACTTATACTACTTGCACCGTCTTGATAAAAACACCCCCATCGAAGAAACAGTGGAAGCCATGAGTGAGCTGGTCAAAGAAGGAAAAGTGGGTTATCTGGGTTTATCAGAAGTATCTTCACAGACTGTAAAAAGAGCCCATGAAGTCCACCCGATTACTGCCTTACAAAGTGAATATTCACTATTTGAGCGTAGTGTGGAAGAACGTGGCGTGTTGCAAACGTTACATGAACTTGGGATAGGTTTTGTCGCTTACTCTCCGTTAGGGCGTGGATTTTTATCCGGGCAGATCCGCAGCATAGATGATTTAGCTGAGAAAGATTTCCGCCGGGCAATCCCCCGGTTTGGGCACGCCCACTTTTACAAAAACATTGAATTAGTGAAAGCCATTGAAGCATTGGCCAAAGAAAAAAATGTTACCTCCTCGCAACTGGCACTGGCTTGGATCATCAGCAAAGGCATTCTCCCTATTCCGGGTACTAAGCGCAGAAAATATCTGGAACAAAACATCGAGGCTACCCAGATTCATTTGAGCGCAGAAGACCTCTCAAAGCTGGAAAGTATAGTACCGCTGGGCACAGATACTGGCAAGCCCTACGATGAATTTAGTATGGGACTGCTAGATTAACTATTTCTCAACGACTGCTTGATGTGTATCAGTCAGTCGTTTATTACCCTTTATAACATATGCATTCATTTTATGAATTCCATTAAATCTATTTCAGCCTTTCACCGCCTATTATCCTTACCCGAGCCCCGTCATCCGATGGTGAGCGTGATTAATCTGGCTCAAAGCAAATTTCTTGAAGATGAAGTATGGAAAGGGTTTGTCAACCTTTTTTATTGTATTGCCCTCAAAAGAGAAGCTAAAGGCAAAATAAAGTATGGCCAGCAACACTACGATTATGATAAGGGCGTATTAAGTTTTACCGCACCCAAGCAGGTACAATCTTTGGATGTAGCCAACATGGAATGTGGTTCTGGCTATCTGCTTATATTTCATCCAGATTTTTTGCTCAACCATTCGCTGGCAAGTTCCATTCACAGGTATGGTTTTTTTTCCTACTCGGTCAATGAGGCACTGCACCTGTCTGCCGAAGAGGAAAATGATTTGATTACTATTCTCAACAAGATCTACAAGGAATGTCTCCACATTGATAAACATACGCAAGAGATCATCTTATCACAAATCGAATTACTGCTCAACTATTCCAATCGTTTTTACGAGCGGCAGTTCATTACCCGCAAAAACAACAATCAAGGGCTACTTGCCAAATTTGAACAACTAGTAGACGAGTATTTTGATACGGATACTGTAGCCCGGCAAGGGTTGCTGACGGTACACTATATAGCCCAACGCATGAACCTGTCACCTAACTACCTGAGCGACCTGTTACGTGTGCATACTGGCCAAAACACGCAGCAACATATTCATGAAAAACTGATTGAGAAAGCCAAAGAAAAGCTCTCTACGACTAGCTTATCGGTGAGCGAGATTGCGTATGGACTGGGCTTTGAACACACCCAGTCATTCAGTACTCTTTTTAAAAAGAAAACGAACCTGTCGCCTTTGGAATTTCGACAGGCATTTAACTGATAGGTCCAGGTTACCGCTGTAAGCAGTAAACTCACTTTTTCACTCTTTTACAATATTGGTCTTTTCCAGTTATAGGTTGGCTAAGAATTCCTCTGACTAACATCATATTTGAGAGTTGCTCGAAAGAGGTGAAATTCGTAACTGTTTATGGGTTATAAATAGTAATGGGCAAAAGGGGGTAAGTGAAGTATCAATTCAATTATTTTACACAAAGCTGTTTATTTGTATCCATCCGAGCCAGAAAATATAGTTGAGCGGACGGATACATTATTTCTGGCCCCCTTTGAAATCGGTAATGGTAGTTCCATCATAGCGATACAGGCCATCAAGTGCGCCAAACCAAATACTTCCATCCCTAGCTTCTAAAATCCGAAAAAGGTTTAGGGATTGTGTGATTTGAGTTATAGTTGGCTTTTTATCAGACAAGGAGGCAGTATCATAACAGGAAAGCAGGAAACCTTGGCCATTATCACTTCCTCCACTCGTCCAAATGTTTCCTTTTCTATCTTCATAGACATAATTAACAGAATTCTCTGTGAAATGGGTAAATGTACGGCTATCATAGCGCCAAAGGCCTTCGTTGCCCCCCAGCCATATATTTCCTTTTTTATCTTCCATGATCGACCAAACGTTGGTAAAGGCTTGACCGTCTTTAGGTTCAAAAACGGTAAATGTTTTACCATCATACACGTAGGTAGAGCCGCTTGTGCCCAACCATACTTCACCCTTTTTCTCTTCCATAATAGAATTAACTATACTACTGGAAAACCTTCTTTACTTATAAAATTTCGAAACGTTTTTCCATCATAACGGCTTGCTCCAAGTCTGGTGCCGATCCAAATCATGCCGACTCTGTCTTCATAAAGACACATCACCTCATTATCGATAAGCCCCTGCGCAGTTGTAAAATTTCTTATGGATTTCCCATCGTAATAATAAAGGCCCGAGCCAAAATTAGCAAACCAAAAATTTCCTTGTCTATCTTCTAACAGAGAAAAGAAGCGCGCCGGAAACAGGTTGCCTGTGATATTGGTAAACGATTTTCCATCGTAGCGAATAACACCTTCATTTGAAGCAAGCCATATGTTGCCCTGTTTATCTTGATGGATGGTACGAACCGATGTGGTTGGCCCCTGCAAGGTGATTACGCCTTTGGTTTGGGACTGGATGGTATCTTTTGGTAGGTTAGTTTTGCCTTGTCCCTGGCAGGAATTGTAAAAAATAAACGGCAATAAGAAGGTGTTTGGAAATAAGTTAAGGTATTTTTGATAAAATGATATTGATAAAAGCTAATTCTATAAAACAGACAGCAGAAGCAGGAGTTCTTTCATAATCTTTAGCTAATCTTCGATAATGATTCAGCCAGGCATGGAGCCGATGCACACTCGTAGCAGGTCCAGATCTTTCCACTTGCCACCTTCCCTTTTGAGGAATAAATCCTTGCTTGGAAGGAGGCTTTTGTGAGATGTCTACTTTCCACCCATAATAATAAGCATAAGAGACAAACTCACCTTTATAAGCTGCATCGGCACAGATCAAACTTAGCCGTCTACAGCTTTTGAGTTGTGGTAATAATTCAAAGCCTGCTACGGCATCAGACTCATTAGCAGCTCCTACATAAACAGCCCAGGGAAGTCCTAAGTTATCAACCGCCAAATGCCGTTTCCTACCATCTATTTTCTTATTACCATCTACACCTACCTGCTCAGAAAAGCAACCACACTGTTTAACACTTTGGCTATCAATAGTCACTCTGGAAGGCTCTGCTTGTCGTCCCTGTCTTTCTCGTTCCTTTTTCACTAACATCGCCCGCACTTGTTGCCAGACTCCGTTGTGTTGCCACTTATAAAAATAATAAGCTACCGTTTGCCATACAGGATAATGGGTCTGAGACAAATTCCGCCACTGACTTCCGGTTCTGGTCAGCCACAGGCAGGCATCCACTACACGCTTTAAACAAACTTTTCTCTTTCGTCCATCATCTACTATGTTTTTAATAACTTGCCATTGACTATCAGTCAGATTTTCATGTAATTCATACATGGAGTAACTTTTTGTTTCGCAAACTCAAGTTACCGGCTGATAGTCTTTTTCCAAAATCCTAAAAAACCTCTCTTCTATTTCCAAACACCTTCTAACAAAGCATATACATGTGCATATTTCATAATTTATTTACTCAGCAACCACCTTTGAGAGGGGCACGTTTATAAATTATTTTACTATCTCGTTCTACATAGTCGCCCGATACGATGGGATATGAATACTTGGGTGCGTGCGATACACTATGACTTCTTATCATTATTTTGTCGTTCACTTTCAGGCTATGCAATGGCCCAAATTCATTAGACTTTTCCAACCCAAAACTAAGAATATAATCCTCCCCATTAATACTGACCATCACTGCGAAACCTAATCGTGAGCCTACCGGAAGAGAAAGAGAGGTTACAACAGCCTTCATATTGGTAAAAGCACTGATATGCTTCCTTATTTTAGCTTCACTCCCATAAACTTTTTTACCTTCGGGAGAAGCTTCCCATTTTTTGTACAGTATACCATCCGGGGTAGCCTCCCATTTTTTCAATGCCGCTTTCCTTTGGGCAGCAGAGAGGGGCTTTGAGGTTAATTTTTTAGAAGTTTCATTTTTAATTTCACGATTAGCAAATACTAGTCCGCTTACCACAACCAGCGGTAAGATCAGCGCATAAATAATTTTTTTCATATTTTTTGTAGGTTGAATTACTAACATAGTTTTATATACTTTACGTTTTTGTCCTTCTTTGTCTTCATAGCATCTGTTCTTAAACTTTCCTTCTACATATAAATGACTTCCTTTGCGTAAGCACTTTTGAGCCAATTAAGCCAAGCCACTATCGAATGCCAATCTGTTTGGGTAGGTAGTTCATCATTTTTTCTTTTTTAGTACCGAAGCATTTCAACAAATCTACAAGTCTTTGTGCTGGGCTTTAGTTAAGGACTTGTAAAAGAATGTTAATAGGATGTAAAAGTTGTATGGGACAAGTTAGAAAGGCGTATTTTAGACCTGAAGCGGTTTAGACTTTTATTGATTTTATCGAGCAAGAGGAGGATAAAAGGTATCCATCACATGGCTACCAATTTTTCCCATCATAAACTATTGTTTTAATAGTTACAAGTAAAATCTATTAATAAGTCAGTAGGAAGCAGATCATTAGGCACAAAAAGTTATTAAATGTACGCAATTAATAGAGCAATAAGCTATTATTTATTAATAATCTTCATTGTTTCCTGTAGAATAAAGACAAGAAATAATGATCAAGTAACAACTTTTCTATAACTGTCAGGCTCCCAGTTTTACTGACAGAAACCAAGCAGAAAAACTTATTCTGATTAAGCTTCGCTGCCTTGCTTTTGAGTTTCAGCAATGAGGAAGTTTATTTACCTCCCTATTGAAGTAACTTTATTTACTTTAGACTTTTTTTACACCAATAGTAGTTACATAGGCTCTGGCCAGTTAATTAGTCGATAATACCGATAAATCTGCTCACTCTAAAACCAGCCAAGAGTTACCCCACTAATCTTACTATAATTGTCTTTATTATATCAATCTATCTTTGCCTTGTATGAAGCTACACGCAAATTCATCAATAGCTTCTGCTCCTTCTTTAATTAATAATCAAGCCCTCTTAGCGCTTCTTGATTGCCTATAAATAAAGAATAAAGATTAATTTTTATCAGATAAAGTCTTTATCTATAAAAAATTTGGGGAGAGGTGTAATGTTCTTTGGATTTAGCCACTAACTAAGTAAAGAACATAATCATGAATACATTACTCTTTCTTTTTGTGCTAATACAAGCTCATCATATCACAGGAACATGAAACAGCATTCTTTCAGTGAGGGAATAAATGAAGAGGGATTTATCACCAGGCAAGTTTGGCAACCTAAAAGGCCCAGGGTGAGGTACTTTTTAACCTACCATCCGGTAACTTCATTGAAAAGAAAAGATGTACGGGTAGGGCCTGAAATTGATGGCCATCAGAAGCAGAGGAAAAAACTAGGTAAGAGGCAAAGTATTTCCAGACATGAATCATTTATTTCAAACCTGAAAAAAGGGATAAATAGACAAATACGCATCTATTAAGCAAACCATTGACCTGGTCGTGCTTGAGGGAGCTTCCGGTTGGATGTTAAAATAAACAAAGTGAGTAGCAATTTTTACCAGACATCGATTTTACCTTTTGCCTCCATCATTATCAAGATCTGTAGGGCATATACCCATTCCCAAGAGGATTTTGAGGACTACTACCAGGAGGTATGTCTGCAAATATGGAGAAGCAAAGATAACTTCCGGGAGCAATGCACATGGTCTACCTTTGTGTATCGAATCTCTCTCAATGTGTGCCTGACACTGCTCAAAAAAAAGAAAAGGAA from Rhodocytophaga rosea carries:
- a CDS encoding helix-turn-helix domain-containing protein; the encoded protein is MNSIKSISAFHRLLSLPEPRHPMVSVINLAQSKFLEDEVWKGFVNLFYCIALKREAKGKIKYGQQHYDYDKGVLSFTAPKQVQSLDVANMECGSGYLLIFHPDFLLNHSLASSIHRYGFFSYSVNEALHLSAEEENDLITILNKIYKECLHIDKHTQEIILSQIELLLNYSNRFYERQFITRKNNNQGLLAKFEQLVDEYFDTDTVARQGLLTVHYIAQRMNLSPNYLSDLLRVHTGQNTQQHIHEKLIEKAKEKLSTTSLSVSEIAYGLGFEHTQSFSTLFKKKTNLSPLEFRQAFN
- a CDS encoding two-component regulator propeller domain-containing protein, with the translated sequence MPFIFYNSCQGQGKTNLPKDTIQSQTKGVITLQGPTTSVRTIHQDKQGNIWLASNEGVIRYDGKSFTNITGNLFPARFFSLLEDRQGNFWFANFGSGLYYYDGKSIRNFTTAQGLIDNEVMCLYEDRVGMIWIGTRLGASRYDGKTFRNFISKEGFPVV
- a CDS encoding two-component regulator propeller domain-containing protein, with amino-acid sequence MEEKKGEVWLGTSGSTYVYDGKTFTVFEPKDGQAFTNVWSIMEDKKGNIWLGGNEGLWRYDSRTFTHFTENSVNYVYEDRKGNIWTSGGSDNGQGFLLSCYDTASLSDKKPTITQITQSLNLFRILEARDGSIWFGALDGLYRYDGTTITDFKGGQK
- a CDS encoding aldo/keto reductase, with the translated sequence MEIKKRTLGNQGLVIPTIGLGCMGMTGFEEAHMYGEADEQEAIATIHRSLELGGNFLDTADLYGPLKNEQLIARAIHGNRNAYIIATKFGWEIDDNNKVTWAINGKKAYVKKALERSLKNLHTDYIDLYYLHRLDKNTPIEETVEAMSELVKEGKVGYLGLSEVSSQTVKRAHEVHPITALQSEYSLFERSVEERGVLQTLHELGIGFVAYSPLGRGFLSGQIRSIDDLAEKDFRRAIPRFGHAHFYKNIELVKAIEALAKEKNVTSSQLALAWIISKGILPIPGTKRRKYLEQNIEATQIHLSAEDLSKLESIVPLGTDTGKPYDEFSMGLLD
- a CDS encoding IS5 family transposase; this translates as MYELHENLTDSQWQVIKNIVDDGRKRKVCLKRVVDACLWLTRTGSQWRNLSQTHYPVWQTVAYYFYKWQHNGVWQQVRAMLVKKERERQGRQAEPSRVTIDSQSVKQCGCFSEQVGVDGNKKIDGRKRHLAVDNLGLPWAVYVGAANESDAVAGFELLPQLKSCRRLSLICADAAYKGEFVSYAYYYGWKVDISQKPPSKQGFIPQKGRWQVERSGPATSVHRLHAWLNHYRRLAKDYERTPASAVCFIELAFINIILSKIP